CCATTTCCTCCGGCATCACCCTTACAACTGCCATCCTCCTCCACCTTTCCGCCGCCACCTCTACCACTGCAACCATCGTGCACCTTTCCGCAACCACCACCTTACTTTCACCACCACACTCCAACCAGTGCTCCGACTAATGATCTTCCTAGTGCTCTCTCATCCCTTACATCTCTCCTCAATCTCTCTTCAACTACTCTCcactctctctcctctcttcttcctaTACCCCTTCTTGTTCCCTCTCCAACTCTAATCCCATGTCCTTTCAATCGCAACCATCGTCTTCCCCTTTCTTCCCTCTTCTCTCACTCCCTTCATTGCCCACCCATTTCCTCTTCATCCGCCGAGTACATTCAAACCCTAATCCAAAACCTCAAATACCCCCAAACCCTTCACTCATCCAATTCCTTTACCTTACCCTTATGCGAATCTCAATCTGACCTTTGCTTCTCTCTTGAAACCTACCTCAATTTTGAAAATCCCACTTTTTTCTATTCTAATTGTCCTGGGGTTGTTTCTTTTCCTATTAGGGGAGACAATGCCACTCCTCCAATGCTGACTTTGCTCACAGTTTTATCTTCAGAATGTGCTAATTTTGGTGAAAATTTGATGGTATTTCCGAAAGAAATTGTTATTCAGCTTCTTCCTTCGGAGGTTTATGCAATTAGGAATGAAACAGATCGTTGGGATGAGTTTCCTTTTATGTATTCATATCGTGTTCTTCGTGCAATTTTAGAATTAGGGATGACTAGTGTGGAGTGTTTATCTACATGGGTAGTTGCTAATTCAGCTAGGTATTATAGTGTTGTACTTGATTTAGCAATGAGGGATCATATACTTGTACTGTTTAAGCTTTGTTTGAAGGCTATAGTTAGGGAAGCTATTGATTTAGCTAGTACATTTTGCAATGGAGAAGCTGAGGAATCAGTTTTGAGTAACCAGAGTTTTAAGTGTCCTGTCTTAGTTCAAGTCTTGGTGTGGTTGGGATCCCAACTTTCCGTGTTATATGGCGAAATGAATGGGAAATTGTTTGCTATCAATATGCTAAAACAATGTATCTGTGATTGTGCATTTAGTTCTTCTATGTTCAATGAATCTACTGATATGAAAAGTGGGGATGACAACCTTCAAGACCCACAGGAAAGTGGTGAACCACTTAAAAGTAGAATGGGGAATGAGGGAATAAATGTATCGGATGAAACACTCTCTAAAAGCTCGATTTCTGTATCCCAAGTAGCAGCAGCTGTTGCAGCATTGCATGAACGATCTATGCTTGAAGACAACCTCAAAGCACTAAGGAGTTTACCATCACTTCCAGCTTACCAACGGTATATTACCTTTGCTCTTCTTAGAATAGTATTCTGAAGATGTCCACATGTCTAGATGTGCATCACAACATTTGTTCGACGAGTACCTTGGGACTCCTATAGACATTAGCCTCTGcctattttcccaaaaaaaggaaaaggaaaaacacAAAAACTCAGTTTCTGTTGCTCAAGTGTTTATTGGTTTTTGTTTTCATATTACTgaccattttcttcaacactTGAGCTTTTTTTGGGACAGGTGCATGCTTTCTATTGAGAAGAATAGTCTATGCATTGATGTCAAAAGTTGGGAAATTAACTTGGTTCAAATTGAAGTTATGATTCATTAATGATTTTTCTACTAACCCAGAGTTTTGACTGGATTTATAATGACCATCCTCTGGAGGCATATAGAAATAAGATAAAGTTTAAGGGGCGAAAAGCATATCTTGAACTATGTAGAAAGTTGTATCTGTCTCACAAATGATTTATATGAAGATGAATAAAAAAGTTCTTGACAGGCCTCTGGTCTGCGATAAAATACTTAAGAAGTTGTATCTGTCTCACAAATGATTTATATGAAGATGAATAAAAAAGTTCTTGCCAGGCCTTTGGTCTGCGACAAAATACTTAAAGTCTTTTTGGCCAAGCTTTTTCGAGGCTTAAgtgcttatttttaaaaagtgagGTGCTAGGCCAAGCTTTTAGGAGAAAATAAGTGATTTTGGGAACTATCAGAAGTTGTTTTTAGAAGTACctttttaaaagttatttttgagaaaatacacTTAGAAGCACTTTCTAAAATCTTGGCCAAAGACTAGttgcttctcaaaagttcttttcaaattattagttaaacACTAGCTGCTCCACAGTCCACACTAAGAGTACttttttgaaaaacactttTTTTGTAGAAAAAGCCTTTTCAAAATAAGCTGGTTTAGAAGATTGACCAAA
This DNA window, taken from Solanum dulcamara chromosome 3, daSolDulc1.2, whole genome shotgun sequence, encodes the following:
- the LOC129882421 gene encoding U11/U12 small nuclear ribonucleoprotein 48 kDa protein-like, translated to MNPFPPASPLQLPSSSTFPPPPLPLQPSCTFPQPPPYFHHHTPTSAPTNDLPSALSSLTSLLNLSSTTLHSLSSLLPIPLLVPSPTLIPCPFNRNHRLPLSSLFSHSLHCPPISSSSAEYIQTLIQNLKYPQTLHSSNSFTLPLCESQSDLCFSLETYLNFENPTFFYSNCPGVVSFPIRGDNATPPMLTLLTVLSSECANFGENLMVFPKEIVIQLLPSEVYAIRNETDRWDEFPFMYSYRVLRAILELGMTSVECLSTWVVANSARYYSVVLDLAMRDHILVLFKLCLKAIVREAIDLASTFCNGEAEESVLSNQSFKCPVLVQVLVWLGSQLSVLYGEMNGKLFAINMLKQCICDCAFSSSMFNESTDMKSGDDNLQDPQESGEPLKSRMGNEGINVSDETLSKSSISVSQVAAAVAALHERSMLEDNLKALRSLPSLPAYQRLMEHTYISNKANEERQKRPNYKALVEHDGLLWQHSRNNQDTNRTKTREELLAEERDYKRRRMSYRGKKLKRSTTQVMRDIIEEYMEELRQADPINCSTKGAEETKVLPSASYTLDNYYTDKAESGKRQLDSSSFSKGRESDYREEFHTDGGVNSTDFKYDYPENMEKASQWHHRHLVAERSNGRSRQDRKDYSRSPNQRSSGAYLRETSISQEKRNYSNDSRYNFSRSSSRRYHKSIDKSSPHREGGDRH